The DNA region GCCGCACACTGACACACATTATATCTCTAATTGCAAGTCAAAGACCACCCGAACAATGTCATTCAAAGGAATCTACATAAACGCAGTTTTTACATCACAAATAGAGAAGGTTACACTAAGTGCAAGTATACCCAATATTGGGGGCTTACTGCAAGAGCTTATATGTATTAGATGGTTCTGTACATTCACTTTTTAACTATTTTCTGAGTTCTGTCTTCATGAAATTAGTTCCTACTGAGTTTGTCTCatcaaaaacattaaaagtgtGACCAGTGACGAGAAAAAACAAGAattgtattcatttatttctgttGTGTGTAGTTTGAAAGTGTACTTGCAGTTTATGTTTTCATGTAGAAAATAAGTTCAGAATTACAATGGCTAAATCTTCTCAAGCAACATCATACAAATAACATTTCCCAGTCTGGACTTGTCAGACCTCCAAGAGCCATCAGGTCACATCTGACCCCAGAGATGGTTGAGAAGATCTGGCAGCCCGACCGGAGATTTCCCTTCCTATCAGACATCCGTCCCCACCTTGGAATTATTATCAATAGGAACCCCAAGCTACATGAGGCAAAAACTCTTGGCCCAGAGGTTGGATACTCAAACCAGCTGGCAGAGGGCAGTAGCTCTGTTCTTTCCACTGAATCATATCTGTAAACAAGTACATTACTGTCAGTCAGCATAAAATATAATATGCTAACATATTGTAACATAttgtttacacagaaataaacaaataaaattacctTAAAATTCCCAAAAACATTGCAGGGATGTAGCTGCACACAGAAGAACTATGTACTTACATAAACTGCCTCTGGTGTGCTTCTGGGAGAAACAACTTGATCAACATACcacaagtaaaacaaaaaaacactgatgaaatttTACAAGCATACTTGACTTTCTCATTACAGCAGCATTTATGGCTCTCATCTGGAGGTAGATAACTCTATTAACTGCCTAGGCTTGAGCTGGTGTTGAGATGTACCCAGGCCAGGGTAGGATGTAAGATTACATAAAAGCTACAACAGCAAAACTCTTTGTcaaagagaaaagggatgcTTTTGAGCTGAATGCTAATGTCAGCGTGCCAAATAGCTAAGTTGAGCAGGTGTAATGGCTGCGTTCACATTGTTATGCTGTTAAGAAGGACTCAAAGGCAGCAAggcatacattttcattgttacaCAGATGACACTTTGCAACATGTGTCAAataagcaagaaaaaaatgacttggttatactacaagcatgtcttaaggACTTTAGACCCAGATGACTGATTTTTCTGCTTCTGAATTCAGACAAAGCTGAGCGCCTCAGAAAGGTACTGTAGTTAGTCTACATGGAAACACCTTGGCTTCCAGTACTACCTTGAGGGAGCTTGGACGTTGTTTTGGGCATTTCTTGTCTTTTGACTGATGCATCAGCTTTCAAGGACttccttctttcacctttgtaagATTGCAAAAATAGAACATCCCGTCTCAGGAGTGATGCTGAGAAAGACGTCCACgcatgtcacgcccatgggatttctccccatgtttttagtttggtgttttgtcatgtgctgttcatgtcttggtttttgggtctatgtttagttaagttttgccattgtttttcccttaGTCCCCATGTTTtaatcattagttcattcccctcacctgtttgttatTGTCACCAGCGGCACCCTgtcactaatcactcccagtcctctatttagtttccaggtttcccctttcagtttgccaGATCCTACCCATCTTACACCCGTCTTACACCCATCTTACACCCGTCTTACACCCGTCTTACACCCGTCTTACACCCGTCTTACACCTGTCTTACACCCGTCTTACACCCGTCTTACACCCGTCTTACACCCGTCAACATCAATCAACATCCCTCATGCTTCgctaagttaagtatttatccatgccgtgtcaagtcttttgttttgtctcaattattattccacagtttaggttttttgatatccggctcagccgtgctttGTTTTGTCCTTTGTTTTAGAATTGATAAAACCCTGTTTACTTTCTACATCCTctgagtctgcatccgtgtcctacctcccCACTCAAACCCTGACAacgcatttgttacttcaagatgcTGTAACTGTTCATCATTGAGCTGCCTCAAAAATTCTCTCTTTTTTGCCTCAAGAATTAAATTTGAAGTTTTTCTTCTCATATATAATTCTCTTATTgtccaagctccatcatatcttgaAATATCTCatagtttgtttgttgttttcccaacagagccCTTTATTCTCAGACTGAAGCCTTACTTGTGGTTTCTGGAGACCTCATTTATCAGGCCCTTGTCTTgtgaagcagacaccctttctacCTTAGCAACTGTCAAATTGATTTGGTGGACCATAAGATTTTTTCATCAATGGCTGAACCAGATTTCACAGCGATGTATCCAAGGTCTTTTGCTTAAAATGACAATAGCTGTATTGGCCTGCTTGATGGGTTTGGTTCTTCATAATGTTTACGGCACATAATTTGGGAACATTATATGTTTGCACTTGATGTTGCGGCCATAGTTACAGAAATGCAGATATCTCATTAGCCGCTGATGTCATAGCATCAACACAAATTAAACAGGATAAAGGGAGATTATCCAGTTAGTTGAACATGTGAACACCCCGAGACACATTCTCATCCTCACTTTTATACCAACCTAAATGTAATGAAGATTGGTCCAAAGCAAAGTAAGTTGAAATGATATGGAGtatctttgtttctgtttttatggTATTTTTAGTGGGTGATAAGATAATGTATTTGTTAACTGACAAGTTTTAACTTGCTGCTGTTGCCAGAGTAAATTCTAAGATCTCCTGCATTTTCAGGACACATGAAGATCAACACAATTACATCACGACAAAGAATTAATGCACCTTAAATGACCGGTGAACATCATCATATGAGagtgcatccatccatccaagcATTTTCTATACCCCTTTAATCCAAGTCCGGGTCTCggagctgtcattgggtgagaggcggggtagcctggacagatcgccagtccatcacagggccgtATGAGAGTGCAGAAGAGCCTACTTTAGCGGTTAGCATCCGTCACATTTGTTTTTcctgttatgtttttttttttggctgcttTGGTCACATAAGCATTGCtgtgtttgcttttgttttgtgtgttatTCTCGTAAAAAACTTATCTGAACCACCGTTCTGCAAACAATGAGGAATTCCTCACCAGTTCGTCATTGTCAATATATCACTGCCAATAACTTTGCCGTACGCTGACAGGATTTATGAGCAAAGGAGCTCTTTCATCCTCGCCGCAAGAACATTCATCACTCTCAGAAACTGTCATTACCTCAGGTTTACCTCTAATTAGAACAGCACAAAGACGCTATGCTGTAATCATGAGACCAGCATAGAGGGGTAAAATTACTAATAACTAGCAGCTTAAAACCCGAGGCACGGTCAATAACGAGGCTTCAAGCAGCTTAACTCGTAGCAGGAGTGTTATTACATAGTTTATCGAACACGTGGAGGTCAGTGATGTAGAAACGTGCAAAGTTTATGGTCAAATCTCATATAATGTAAAATTATTGAGAAATCATAATTGGAAAGAAATACACAAAGCAATGATATGTATACGCTAGAGATATTTATCCTGCAAGATTTCCTTTTTTATGCTCCAtcgaggattaaaaaaaaaagatgtttaatTTTGGAGATTTACTGCTTTGCTCTATGACCGGCTGCAGCCAGACTCATACTTCCTGGTACTGATATGGTTTTGCTGCATATTTGGCAATTGAAACTCGGGAATTCTGATCTCCGGCCAGGAAAACTCCAAGAAAACATCCCATGAAGTTCTATTTCCGAGTTGGTTAAGGTTCCTTGTTTATCCAAACATAAACAACCATGAAGTTTTGATGTGTTCAAAATGTAGTTAGAGGTTTAATAGTCAAGCTATTAGCTACTAATAGTTTTCAATTCAATAACACTTTATTAGTGCAGAAGTTGTTATTTCCACTTGATTTAGTTTCAACACAGTTGATTTTTGGGTTACATTGAAAATCCAATACGAATTGAATGTTGCAGATGTTGAGTCACATATATGAATGTATATGAGGGAAAGTACAGAGTGTATACAAGGCGTCTTCTGTAATTTGAGACACATGCTTAGATGAGCACTCTTAGTCAGATTCAAATCTCACAGCATTTCATTGTGGCTCATGGGAACCAGAGAGACTGCTGTCTCTCACCTGCATGTAAAACAACTCGAGTCCACTGGTTTTCACTGGTTGTCTCAGCTGTCTGTGAAGAGCTGCTTATTAAGAGGTCACTCATAATTCAGTTTGATCTCGGATGAAAACTAATACTGGACTCGGGATGAACACCATCTCTGCATGAGAAAGGGACTACAATCTgaggacaattttttttttttttaaaaaagccaaaGAAATTCAGCAAAAGGGCAAAAAATAAGACTCTGAAGAAACGAGAGACAGGAATCACCTCGCAGAGATGAAAATCCGAGTCGTCCAAATTTGGGGATTCTTAATGACAGTGCTAGGCTGGATCTTTGTGGCCTGCACGATGGCCATGGAGGGCTGGAAGATCACTTCTGTTGGGGGCATGGGGGGCAGGTCCATCCTCACAGTAGCCTGGTACTGGTCCAGCTTATGGAGATCCTGCTTTAAAGACTCAACTGCTGTCCGCAATTGTCGTGATTTCCCAGTGCTGTGGTCTGTGGAAGGTATGCAAAGACAATTCACGTCTTTCAAACTGTGTCTTACAACActgctttttaaaaagcatcTTTTTGACCTTTTGTACGACTCCAGGCTCCATCCAGATTGTGCGAGGCCTGCTGATGGCAGCTCTTTCCCTGGGTCTACTAGGGTTTATACTCAGTCTCTTGGGTATGGAATGTACCTTTATTGGGGGTAAAGACCAGTCGAAGTACAAGAAGATCTACACGGGAGGATGCTGCCACATCATCAGTGGTAAATGTTACACGGCAACCTTTCGGTTTATCCAGCTGACTTTACTTGAGGTGTTTGAGCAACGCAGAGAAAGTGCTTTTTAATTATGTCCAACTTTTGTTGGGCTATTTTGAAATGTGTATGTGTTGCCTTCATGCAATAAATTCAACCTGCTGATATTCCAGATTTAAGAATCTGTAGATTTTCTTAGAGGATTGGGAATAAGGCAGGCACATGTTCACTTGAAAACTCCGCTGTCATGAAGGCTTTGCACTCTTCCGATCGGGGCACTGTGACAGTGACTGGAAGTGTTGAATCTCTGACAATGTTGGACATGTGCCCACCGCCATTCGGAGCGCAGTTATTGTACGGACGTGAGTTAGGGTTTCACCCGGACGTTTTCGTTCAGTGCTCCATTATGCCGACGTACACTGTGGAAAGGATGATGGTTCGGTTCAATTGTACAGAGCTGGAACCATAGCCTGACTTAACTGGGCATGTAATTGCGCTGAGTGTTATCAACCTTTCAGGCTTAGAAGTCCTTcaaattaaaggtagggtaggagatcctggattttgagtccagcgaagctgcattttgaaaatacacaggtaaaaagtcccaacccttttcttcactttccccccgaaggcacgcctctagagtacttgaacgcgcacgagcacgaaggtgcacgaaggtgcacgaaggtgcacgagcgctgttctgacagcaagcatcgatcgttgccgtatttagtatttagtatatgctaactatacgtttaataatgctaggtgctagccaagctggctctagtttagcttcctgccaagcttctggacgcgtaattcgttcacggagcagggtacgcgcacagggggaaggagggggagggaggagcagattgcagtttgatagacggcatcagaatccaatcattgttaacggtccgttcagtatgattggatagtgtttttcctagattgtacgttctagaggccactaaaacttttcatatttgtgtcaaaacttttaattaattggttgcaatgggggtgtgaagagtatttcaagcaatatataaaaaaaatgttccagaaaaagatcccctaccccacctttaagcaaCTATCTTACACATCACATGTTTTGACCAGTCCTATTAGACTGAGTTCAGTCTTATGTTAGTCTTCACTAGTATGCACCGCCAGGTGTAacttcttttctttgtctttcaaCATGGTTTTCCTTCAGGTGTGCTGTCCACAGCTGGATATGCTGTTTATGCACAGTATGTCTCAATAGAAACCTTCAACCCTGACTACACGGGACTCAAGTAAGTTTGCGAGCTTCCTTTTAACCACTGTTATCTATCTTGCATCAGCAGGAATGTTCTTAGCGTGACTGAAGTCTTTAAATGTTGATCTCACAGTTTTTCGGTGGGATATTAACAGGTATGACCTCGGCACTCCGCTGTTCCTGGGCTGGGTGGGATCAGCCTTTCACATGGCTGGTGGTTTCTTCCACCTGTGGTCGGTGTGTAAGCCGCTTTGTGGAGGAGAGGACACGTGAGTCAAAACACATATTTGCTGTCACATGTCAGTGGAAAGTGAATAAGTAACATCACCCTCACCGACCTTAATGAATATCTGCACCCTCTGCGGTCTTCATTCATAGTGGACAGGCTCTGTTAACGCTCAGGAGTTTTAAAGGTGGGAGTGTGGAGTTGTTGAGAAGCCAACCCTCTGATTACTAGTAGAAAGAACAAAATGTTTCCTTAATCTGAAAGACGCCCCTCAGGATGCATACAGCACCTGCTTATCAATGTTTCTTCAAGTGGTTATGACAGGTATTCTAATGTTAATAAATGACAGAACCGCTTGAATGTGAAACAGATGCTCACAGAAATTAAACACAAAGAATTATGAACACTTTCCCACAACTTTTGTGTTATTGGAGTTTTATACCGCAATAATAGTTTTTTCAAACTCATTTGCTCAGCACAAGCTGACTGAcgctagcctgggtgccagccgaacttagccccgctcataaaagttttggtcgggaagttcggtctggctctgctcagttgggaaatcattatgcccgacatcgaatcagtcgacccaatcagattgccagggcgggctttatactatgatggacagatgatcaacagggacattatcgactacgtcactaaagggcgcttggtttgacttcgtttgaaacaaacatggcagccgctggagagctagggtgtgtagattctgccatcgagtctgttctacaggatctccacattgcattcgttttgaaagacgaacagaggaacgcgataaaggcttttatcgatagaaaagatgtttttgccgtccttcctacaacaagtgtgtgtcgcttaatctacgtcacatattacgttgctctgattggttttaggtctatccaattgagcgaagaggcattttttctcctggttcggttgaaacacgccccatatccaaaactctattgagcggtatcagactcacattctgactagaatcgtgagtatgacgtagtcaggctagacTGACGCAGCGACAGGTTGGTGAGGAAAGTGTGGAAATTAGCAGCTTAAAAGCTAAGAATTTcataaagagacaaaaagtTGTCCAAAAGTACACCTCCAACTAAATGCTAATGTTGCTTGATTACTCATGGATTTTCATTTAATATACATTTTACAAATGAATCCAGCCATGCATTGTAAGGCAGGCGCTCCTTCAAATAAATGCTGTTGCCAGTAAGGTCGGATTTTTGTCAGAATTTTATCAGGTTAGCGcactttaattttcaaaatacccCTAAACGTAGAGCTGAGGACTGTGGGAATATTCTTAGTATCAGGGGTATTTGAACCtgaatttattatttttcagcATGGGGCAAAAGCTTTTGGGCATGTGTGAAGCCCTATTTGAGTCTAGCCGAGTGAATCTTCATTGTATTCTTTTGTCTGGTGTCGAATTTAATTGTatttaatcattaattaataataattgttTTTTCAGTTGCTCAAATCTTTAGTCCCTTGCGTTAAGAGGCTTTTGTTGATTTAATTTCAAAAGACAATTCTAATAATCTTTTAGTAGCTTTGATTTagtaattattattttaatgccccatttaaagattttttaaactttctttATGCATCTATAGcaggggtctccaacctttttccctctgagagctactttaacaaaataaaaatggccgagagctacttgtgttttgtaacatttattatcgtcgctcattttgaacaaacaaactcaataagccttcttttcctgaacatttacaatatgttactgtccacatctcacattctgtattaacacatcaaaaataaagaacaaaaattgcattcacaataaaaaccatttagttcagttcaatattgagcagtgaaggtgtgtgtgtgagtgtgaatgtgttcaGAAGTTCAGCCTTTTTAGCTAGTGAGATGACTGACACTGCAAGGAGTCAACAAGAGGAGGTGTATGCTGGATTGTATCGACTTAAGTTCACTCttatggagtcatttaaatATTCATCAGTCAGTCTTGTTCTGAGCTTTGATTTTAGGacattcatgtcagaaaaagctgactcagagaggtatgtagacccaaacaaaacagacattttcagagctgcttggtgaagatttTCATAATTATCTGACTCCAAGCTCCAGAAATGCTGTGAATGCTGCTGAGACTTTAACTGCACATTGTTCTGAAGGTTTATAATTTCCATTTCCTCAAGATCGACTCAGAAAAGTTCAGCCATCTGTCCTGAAATCTCACTTATGTGTCCACATCCATGAAAGGGTTGGCCATAAATGTCACACAGGgctcaagtttctcaaagtcactgaatctgtcagcaaactcctgtccaagctttgataagaggtcacaatacttggacacatttaaaatgctggctgcacctgtgtgaCTGTCCAGCATCTTTGAGATAGAGGGGAAGTGCTGAAATCTTCTGCTTTTCACTTGCTGAATGTACAATGACAGTTTTGCACTGAACGCCTTGAGAGCACTGATCATGTTGTCGCCATCGTAAACTCCTTCtcactagcctagcaagccagacctgtACAGCTTTGattgacgctggatagcagtgtgggcgggataaacggttgtctgttaagttgcctctgcactcaacgccacgcaataggatggcgaaacaaccaatcagagcgtcgtcccaccaacAGAGCAAGCTggaaacttttaccgtacccggtgagcaaaactccgaaaacgtccttttttttttcaagaaaaacttaagtgcagttatctgttcgtctcgcaaagaaaaatttatatttaaatcttctagagtcgctgccaaagccaactcgaaagGCTGTTCGCTGgacgcagccattgtttacctctctctggaactacacactgaaatgtagcacctctgtcgtcactaggtagcccggcctccgaccccgctcctcacgatttgattggcctgattaagtttcgattttcagcctcgcaaaacgaccacaagtgactagactgcgcccgggagcaaattcaatttgcggtcgctggTCGCTGACTCATCAAGATTTGCCGAGAGACCAattaagttttcaaattaatgtaTGATTCATTGGCCCTTTGGCAAGCTACTTGGAAAGGGGCGGCGAGCTACTGGTACCTCACGAGCGACGTGTTGGAGGCCCCTGATCTATAGTCTTCAAAGAGTTTCTAGATGCAACTCCAGTTTCTATGCGTTTTGTCTGGGGTGGCCAGGCACAAGTGAGTGGCGGTCATGGCCACCCCGAGCCATCCCTCGGCTCTGCCCCTGTCATGGTGTCACTCTACCTGCATGGAGTGCTTTAAGTCATAACAAGCTAAAATATAATATGTAATGGAAAGTGGGATCCTACTCTTTcgtcatgtttaaaataaaccaTGTCTGTCTTCCGTTAGGGTAATCGTTCGAGCACAGCCAGACCCAGAGCAAAACAAGTCCACCACAGCCCTGTCCAAAGTATCAGTAATCACATCCAAAACCAAACTGTCCTCCATTTCTGAGCTGTCGTCCAGATCTGAGCGCTCAGGTGTCTCTTCCATCTCCAAATCAGAGCGTACATCCAAATCTAGACGCACCGCTAGGTCAGGGCGGTCACCTATGACAGAGCGTACTGCCCGATCTGTGGGGTCCGCAGGGTCAAGATCTGGATCAGGATTGGTATCTGGGTCTCAGTCCAGTCTGTCTTCAAGGTCCAGCCTGTCTACTTTGTCTGAGTCAAGGAGCAGCAGCCGCCGCAGCCGCAGCCGCCGCCGCCACAGCCGCCGCCGCCACAGCCGCCGCAGCCACAGCCGCAGCCGCAGCCGCAGCCGCCGCAGCCGTACAGTGTCCTCGCTGTCAGGCAGCTCAAGGAGTGAAACTACACCTTTCATCAAAAATTCCTTTATTTAGAAAGATGTGACTAATAAGCGAAGAACAAGTATGAAAGAATATGTTGAGCAGGGAGGTTGAATTCATTTTGGTTAATATTTGAATATGCATATGAGTTCAAACCACATTCcgttgattgtttttttttattaataaaagcTGTTGCACATCTTTGTTTTAAAACGTCTTCTTGCGTACATGTTTGTTTGCTGTTATGAGTTTCACACTTCTAAACGTGTTAGAATTTGCATTTGGACATTCATTTCTGTGATGTTTTGGCATTTTACTAACCTTtacacaagtaaaaaaaaaacgtccatCATGCTAATCAGGTCTGGTTGACAGTAAACAGAGCCTGCTTTGTTGTTATTCAAACCATGatccaaatacaaaatacaCAAGCAGTAGCACGACTCAATCTGACCCAAAAAGCCCTGCAAGTTTTATCTATTTGAATTACTGGTAGTCGACCTACTTTGCAAGGTAGGGAAGGATTGTTGACCTTATAATCCTGGATTATTAGATTTGTGTTCccagttgatttaaaaaaaaacatttttaactaCAATACCAGACAAAGAAGTGCTACACTATCCATGAAGCTTTTTCTTGTACTGTTTTTGGTAGATTAAAGATATGTGGAGGAGACTGGCTCAGATCCTGGGCCTGTTGCTTTGCATACTGGGCTTGGGTTTGGTGGGCAGCACTCTTGCAATGGACCACTGGAGGTAGGCAAGTAAGAGTTAAGCTAATAAATAGTGGAAATAAAGCACATTTGCCTGGCTTTAAGGCTCCTCTACTGTCTCAAGTGAAGACCGGATCAAAAATTCAGTAAGATGTCATCCAAAAATTCACTCTTGCATGCAGGTaatgtctgtttttcttctATTGCAGTGATTGTAAGCAATGGTCACTTTTTAACCTTTACTAATCCTGTAGCAAATTAAGGGATTTTATAATTGAAAAGATGCCTGGAAATGTTTGgatgtgatgatgataatgattaCTCATAGTGGAAGTCACAAAAAATTCCAAACTCTGTCACAGAACTGAAATACCAATATCAACTTTAATTTTATGGGAAAATTCAAGCAATCTGATGCCTACGTTCTAAATATGAagatagattatttctttatatattgttTTTAGGGAGcaagactttcttgtaatcttttaaagtggtcttgagcagtAGTTGTGCAGACTCTCTGAAGTTCTTTTTGAAGTTCTTGCAGCTTTTGAACTCTCATTGAGTCCAGTGTGTGTACTCTGGCTAACTATTTTCAGAGGATCGTATTTTGTAGGTTGTTAAACTCGCCTATAAATCAttcaagcttaaaaaaaaaaaaaaagacacctaaTTCAAGGGATAAACCAGTGTTGGGtttacacataacagacaactttgcAAAAATACAATGTTTTCGCTGCAATAAACGAAGGAATAAGGAATGGCTCAATGTCTCAAGAATTTAGCATCgtactagcctggctgacgcgtccacaatctcgatgagatggtggtctgggaactaggtgtgcattttctcgtatttgaggcgtggtttacgaatgcctagagccgtttattgggcgctgcgaatgtctatcaaatgacgtcaggttcttcccatgctgctttgcgcgcgattcatagccaattgtatcacttataccagatgacgacagaaattcgacgaggaagaagaaaaaaatggaaaataaaagtaaacttgcgctctaagctacttaaattaacaacaaagtaggcctatatgctatattctacatgaatttttatgttgtagagttgtgaatttattttaataatggagaaattgagcagccttgctttgttgtctacagtagtagatcaaccctcatcttactttgaagctccaagctcccagaagtgacgtcaacgaagctttagcagcagaaaagctatcaggcttgtgttgataataataaactcctggactatgtacaaacttccaaatgcatcgttttgtgagtacagaccatatttgtactactgtagaagtttggtgtcatgacatgtgattttagtgtggtaattttggagatactgccagggtccgttagcgcttgtactaagctattcgggataactcagtaactcggctgatgttcagccaatatcggaaaaacttcgggtgggctacttggctggatgtcacggttcaaatgaccctagggtgaatctactccgaaacactttctaaggctgcatcgaacggtaacgttgtgtccgctgtcatgttggattaacactctacaagcttcggtgtagcgcatagacgtcgtcatcgtcttgctgctgctgcccccccccgttctgtgattggttcccaaactctggcaaaaataagggcggtggttcccaggctgactttgcagtgagaatgaaatcgagcgcaaagcagcatgggaattcccaggctagcatCGTAATGTAAACTTAAAAAGAACACGGTCCACACTTATATAGACGGGGCACATTTTCTGCAttgaaaacatttgattttAAGTCCTGATGTACATTTTAATGGTAATAAATACTGTCATTTATTGCAGCGTTTCCTGTGCAATATGAATACTTTCACGATCGTGTATTTGCTCTTTTACTAAGGTAAAGGATGGGAATACCTCCTCAACCACTTAAATACAGTATTAAGTTTACAGTATGACATTAAATTGATAGCATCACTTTGAAATATCATGTTTAGACACCATTTCCAGTGTTGTTTATTCTATTTTCATGATTTCAGTTAAATGCTTCTTTCCAAAGTCTGAGAAACCGACTTCAATGACATCATGGAAAAACCCTTcacaacatatatatatatatttatatgtgaaAAGCAAacgataaaaaataaatttgttatcattcttcttttaatttgcctctttaaaaatacaatacaatataaGACATCAAAATGGATTATTGGGTTGTGGTGAGAGTTGTGAGAATAGAATTGAAACCATAAGATATATGATATAAGAAATTATTCCAAGATATTATTCATATTATATTGTCATCTTATTCAAATTAAAATTGCCTTTCTCGAGAGTGGCGCAGCTTGGGGGTCAAGGGGGCTCTTCTGTGGTGGTGACGGCCTGGTACTGGTCTAACCGGTGGAAGGACTGCTATGAACACTCCACTGCTGTGGTGAACTGTGTAGACCTTGGCGTGCTGTGGAGAGTCAAAGGTAGGTACAgtcatggtaaaaaaaaaaaaatcctcactCAGTTTGAAAGTTTTACGTGTTTAGACCTAACGgagaaaatcatctggtccacACCAGGTTTTACGGGTTGTTCAATACA from Odontesthes bonariensis isolate fOdoBon6 chromosome 11, fOdoBon6.hap1, whole genome shotgun sequence includes:
- the cldn10e gene encoding claudin-15, with translation MKIRVVQIWGFLMTVLGWIFVACTMAMEGWKITSVGGMGGRSILTVAWYWSSLWRSCFKDSTAVRNCRDFPVLWSVEGSIQIVRGLLMAALSLGLLGFILSLLGMECTFIGGKDQSKYKKIYTGGCCHIISGVLSTAGYAVYAQYVSIETFNPDYTGLKYDLGTPLFLGWVGSAFHMAGGFFHLWSVCKPLCGGEDTVIVRAQPDPEQNKSTTALSKVSVITSKTKLSSISELSSRSERSGVSSISKSERTSKSRRTARSGRSPMTERTARSVGSAGSRSGSGLVSGSQSSLSSRSSLSTLSESRSSSRRSRSRRRHSRRRHSRRSHSRSRSRSRRSRTVSSLSGSSRSETTPFIKNSFI